The Coffea arabica cultivar ET-39 chromosome 4e, Coffea Arabica ET-39 HiFi, whole genome shotgun sequence genome includes a window with the following:
- the LOC113742284 gene encoding pentatricopeptide repeat-containing protein At1g74850, chloroplastic codes for MSLALYPRFHSPSPCTHSSSYSFPSSPKLHFLTTFPRPSTTAVSVRAKPKELILGNPSVLVEKGKYSYDVETLINKLSSLPPRGSIARCLDAFKNKLSLSDFSLVFKEFASRADWQRSLRLFKYMQRQLWCKPNEHIYALLIGILGREGLLEKASEVFDEMPQHNVVRTVLSYTAIINAYGRNGQYQTSLSLLDQMKKRDRILPSILTYNTVINACARGGYEWEGLLGLFAEMRHEGIQPDLVTYNTLLSACASRKLGDEAEMVFKTMNEGGVLPDINTYRYLVETFGKLGRLDKVGVLLREMEEEGNLPEVTSYNVLLEAYADSGSIKEAVGVFRQMQAAGCVPNASTYSILLNLYGGQGRYDEVRDLFLEMKVSNIHPDAATYNILIQVFGEGGYFKEVVTLFHDMAEENVEPNMETCEGLMYACGKGGLHEDAKRILLHMKEKGIVPSSKAYTAVIEAYGQAALYEEALVAFNTMNEVGSKPIVETYNSLIHAFAKGGLYKEFEAIIMRMGELGVPRNRDSFNGVIEGYRQGGQFEDAMKAYVEMEKARCDPDECTLEAILSVYCFAGLADESEQQFEEIKELGILPSVMCYCMMLAVHGKNDRLDRAYDLLDEMLSTKASNIHQVMGQMIRGDFDDEINWQMVEYVLDKLNSEGCGLGMRFYNTLLEALWWLGQKERAAKVLNEATKRGLFPELFRIKKFVWSVDVHRMWPGGACTAISVWLKNMQGRVDDGEDLPQLASVVVVRGHMERSSITRDFPVAKAAYSLLKDSVSSSFCFPGWNKGRIVCQKSQLKRILSSTESSSKEPNSDAVINISNSPLPFVETGTSRSDVKRRRRESGDIETGFRTRIELTTSTA; via the exons ATGTCCCTCGCCTTGTACCCCCGCTTCCACAGCCCTTCCCCTTGTACGCATTCTTCCTCCTACTCCTTCCCCTCTTCCCCCAAACTCCATTTCCTCACCACCTTCCCGCGACCTTCCACCACCGCCGTCTCCGTCCGCGCCAAGCCCAAAGAACTCATCCTCGGCAACCCTTCTGTTCTCGTCGAAAAGGGCAAGTACAGCTACGACGTCGAGACCCTCATCAACAAGCTCTCCAGTCTTCCTCCCCGCGGCAGCATCGCCCGATGCCTCGACGCTTTCAAGAACAAGCTCTCCCTCTCCGACTTCTCCCTCGTCTTCAAGGAGTTCGCCTCCCGCGCCGACTGGCAGCGCTCCCTCCGCCTCTTCAAGTACATGCAGCGCCAGCTCTGGTGCAAGCCCAACGAGCACATTTACGCTCTCCTCATCGGCATTCTCGGCCGCGAAGGCCTTCTCGAGAAAGCCTCTGAGGTATTCGACGAAATGCCCCAGCACAACGTCGTCAGGACCGTTCTCTCCTACACCGCCATCATTAATGCCTATGGCCGAAACGGTCAGTACCAAACCTCTTTAAGTCTGCTGGACCAGATGAAAAAGAGAGACCGAATTCTTCCTAGCATCCTCACTTACAATACCGTTATCAATGCCTGCGCTCGCGGCGGCTACGAGTGGGAGGGGCTTCTGGGCTTGTTCGCCGAAATGCGGCACGAAGGGATTCAGCCGGATTTAGTCACTTACAATACTCTCCTGAGCGCCTGCGCCAGTAGGAAGCTGGGGGACGAGGCGGAGATGGTGTTTAAGACCATGAACGAAGGTGGGGTTTTACCCGATATAAATACCTATAGGTATCTGGTCGAGACGTTTGGGAAGTTGGGGAGGCTAGACAAGGTTGGGGTGTTGTTGAGGGAAATGGAGGAAGAGGGGAATTTACCCGAGGTTACGAGTTATAACGTGCTGTTGGAGGCTTATGCGGATTCAGGGTCCATCAAAGAGGCCGTTGGGGTGTTTAGGCAAATGCAGGCTGCAGGGTGCGTGCCCAATGCCTCCACCTACAGCATCTTGCTCAACTTGTACGGGGGTCAAGGGAGATACGATGAGGTTAGAGACCTATTTCTTGAGATGAAGGTGAGTAACATACATCCCGATGCGGCCACATATAACATACTTATACAGGTTTTCGGGGAAGGAGGGTATTTCAAGGAGGTTGTGACGTTGTTTCATGATATGGCTGAGGAAAATGTGGAGCCGAATATGGAGACCTGCGAGGGCTTGATGTATGCATGTGGAAAGGGTGGGCTGCACGAGGATGCAAAGAGAATTCTTCTTCACATGAAAGAGAAGGGGATTGTGCCGAGTTCTAAGGCATACACTGCAGTAATTGAAGCTTATGGTCAGGCTGCGTTGTATGAGGAGGCTCTCGTTGCGTTCAACACGATGAATGAGGTGGGAAGCAAGCCAATTGTTGAGACGTATAATTCATTGATTCATGCATTTGCTAAAGGAGGGCTGTACAAGGAGTTTGAAGCGATTATTATGAGAATGGGTGAGCTGGGTGTTCCGAGGAACAGGGATTCGTTTAATGGTGTTATTGAAGGATACAGGCAGGGAGGGCAGTTTGAAGATGCTATGAAGGCTTATGTGGAAATGGAAAAGGCAAGATGTGATCCTGATGAGTGTACTCTTGAGGCAATTTTGAGTGTTTACTGCTTTGCTGGTCTTGCAGACGAGAGTGAGCAGCAGTTTGAAGAAATTAAGGAGTTGGGCATACTGCCTAGTGTCATGTGCTACTGTATGATGTTGGCAGTTCATGGAAAAAATGACAG gtTGGACAGAGCCTATGACTTGCTGGATGAGATGTTGTCCACTAAAGCATCCAATATCCACCAGGTCATGGGGCAGATGATCAGAggtgattttgatgatgaaattaactGGCAGATGGTAGAGTATGTGCTTGACAAACTTAACTCTGAAGGTTGTGGTCTAGGAATGAGATTCTACAATACGCTTCTAGAAGCACTTTGGTGGCTTGGCCAGAAGGAAAGGGCTGCAAAAGTGCTAAATGAAGCAACAAAGAGGGGACTCTTTCCTGAACTGTTTCGTATTAAAAAATTTGTCTGGTCCGTGGATGTGCACAG GATGTGGCCTGGTGGTGCATGCACAGCAATTTCTGTCTGGCTGAAGAATATGCAAGGTCGGGTAGATGATGGGGAGGATCTTCCTCAACTGGCATCCGTCGTTGTGGT ACGGGGACATATGGAGAGGAGTTCCATAACACGAGATTTCCCTGTTGCAAAGGCTGCATATTCTTTGCTGAAAGATAGTGTTTCATCATCTTTTTGTTTCCCGGGATGGAACAAGGGACGAATAGTTTGCCAAAAATCTCAGCTAAAGCGGATTCTCTCTAGCACTGAATCATCCTCCAAAGAACCTAACAGTGATGCTGTGATTAATATAAGTAACTCTCCTTTGCCCTTTGTGGAAACGGGAACTTCCAGGAGTGACGTCAAGAGAAGGCGACGCGAGAGTGGTGACATTGAGACAGGCTTTAGAACAAGAATTGAACTCACTACTAGCACAGCTTGA